One window of the Manihot esculenta cultivar AM560-2 chromosome 14, M.esculenta_v8, whole genome shotgun sequence genome contains the following:
- the LOC110600233 gene encoding quinone oxidoreductase codes for MGLRVKSWNHPSIFIPKQLFRPSHSLRRLPSSLHSPSLPTHRKPFARALATAAPPKMVKAIRVHQLGGPEVLKWEDVEIGEPGEGEIRVKNKAIGLNFIDVYFRKGVYKAPSMPFTPGMEAVGEVVAVGPGLTGREVGDIVAYAGNPMGSYAEEQILPANKVVPVPSSISPVIAASVMLKGMTAQFLVRRCFKVEPGHTVLVHAAAGGVGSLLCQWANALGATVIGTVSSREKAAQAKEDGCHHVINYKEEDFVLHVKDITSGTGVDVVYDSVGKDTFQGSLACLKTRGYMVSFGQSSGTVDPVPLSALAPKALFLTRPSLMLYTETRDELLETAGEVFANIASGVLRVRVNHTYHLSDAAQAHADLESRKTSGSVVLIP; via the exons ATGGGCTTAAGAGTGAAGTCGTGGAACCATCCCTCCATCTTCATTCCTAAACAACTGTTTCGTCCATCCCATTCTCTCCGCAGATTACCATCTTCTCTTCACTCTCCCAGTTTACCAACCCACAGAAAACCATTCGCTAGAGCGCTTGCCACTGCAGCACCACCCAAAATGGTCAAAGCTATTAGGGTTCATCAGCTTGGTGGACCTGAG GTTCTGAAATGGGAGGATGTGGAGATAGGAGAGCCAGGTGAAGGTGAGATACGTGTGAAAAACAAAGCCATTGGGCTTAACTTCATTGATGTGTACTTCAGAAAAGGGGTTTATAAGGCTCCTTCAATGCCATTCACTCCAG GTATGGAGGCTGTTGGAGAAGTGGTGGCTGTGGGCCCTGGATTAACTGGTAGGGAAGTTGGAGATATTGTAGCCTATGCTGGCAACCCTATGGGCTCATATGCTGAAGAGCAGATCCTTCCTGCAAACAAGGTTGTACCTGTTCCTTCCTCCATCAGTCCTGTTATTGCAGCATCTGTTATGCTTAAGGGAATGACTGCTCAGTTCTTAGTCCGACGATGTTTTAAG GTTGAACCTGGGCATACCGTCCTTGTTCATGCTGCAGCTGGTGGAGTTGGGTCTCTCTTATGCCAGTGGGCAAATGCCCTGGGTGCTACTGTCATTGGAACTGTCTCATCCAGGGAGAAGGCAGCACAAGCGAAGGAAGATGGATGTCACCATGTCATAAATTATAAGGAAGAAGATTTTGTGCTCCATGTTAAAGATATCACATCAGGCACGGGTGTTGATGTTGTCTATGATTCTGTGGGGAAAGACACCTTTCAG GGATCACTGGCATGCCTCAAGACTCGTGGATACATGGTGAGTTTTGGGCAGTCATCAGGTACAGTAGATCCAGTGCCATTGTCAGCGCTTGCACCAAAAGCACTGTTCTTGACAAGACCTTCCCTCATGCTCTACACTGAAACTAGAGATGAGCTGCTTGAAACTGCTGGAGAGGTATTTGCCAACATTGCTTCAGGTGTCTTGCGAGTTCGAGTAAACCACACATACCATCTGTCTGACGCAGCACAAGCACATGCAGATCTTGAGAGTCGAAAAACATCTGGGTCAGTCGTGTTGATACCATGA
- the LOC110631300 gene encoding putative kinase-like protein TMKL1: MKNTHLLKLILGLTSATVFISLILAILLYLKRKARNGSNDVERPEIKHGDDIETEDLLTFQGGEDLIIGDILDAPGEVIGKSKYGTLYKALLPRSNSVRLLRFLRPTCTTRAKDFGEAIQLLASIRHPNLVPLLGFYGGPRGEKLLVHPFFRRGSLALFIRDGNAESRKWTIIYRISVGIAKGLDHLHTGLQKTVIHGNLKLKNILLDRNYQPYISDFGLHLLLNPTATQEMLEASAADGYKAPELVKMKDASEQTDIYSLGIMLLQLLSGKEPMNENPNSGDDFHLPTFMRNAVLDRRITDLYHPDVLVSNNSDSESPVTEERVLKFFQLAMSCCSPSPSLRPNTRQVLCKLEEIGR, from the exons ATGAAGAACACCCATTTGCTAAAACTCATTCTTGGACTAACTTCTGCTACGGTTTTTATCAGTCTCATACTTGCCATCTTACTTTACTTGAAAAGAAAAGCAAGAAATGGCAGCAATGACGTAGAAAGGCCTGAAATCAAGCATGGGGATGACATAGAAACAGAGGACTTGTTGACATTCCAGGGTGGGGAAGACCTCATAATCGGTGACATTCTTGATGCACCAGGAGAGGTGATAGGGAAATCCAAATATGGTACTTTGTACAAGGCCTTGCTGCCCAGAAGCAACTCTGTGAGGCTGCTTAGGTTCTTGAGGCCAACATGCACCACAAGGGCTAAAGATTTTGGGGAGGCGATACAGTTGCTGGCAAGCATTAGACATCCTAATTTGGTCCCTCTTTTGGGATTCTACGGAGGGCCGAGAGGTGAAAAGCTTCTTGTTCACCCGTTTTTCAGACGTGGCAGCCTGGCTCTGTTCATCAGAG ATGGAAATGCTGAGTCTCGCAAATGGACCATCATTTATAGGATATCTGTTGGCATAGCCAAGGGATTAGATCATCTTCACACAGGACTCCAGAAGACTGTAATTCATGGGAATCTCAAGCTGAAAAACATTTTGTTAGATCGAAATTACCAACCATACATATCAGACTTCGGCCTACATCTCCTGTTGAATCCTACTGCTACCCAAGAAATGCTTGAAGCTTCTGCAGCTGATGGATACAAAGCTCCTGAGCTTGTCAAAATGAAAGATGCAAGTGAGCAGACTGATATATACAGCCTCGGGATAATGTTGCTTCAACTACTTTCAGGGAAGGAACCAATGAATGAGAATCCAAACTCTGGTGATGATTTTCATCTGCCAACTTTCATGAGAAATGCAGTCCTCGATAGGAGAATTACAGATTTATATCATCCAGACGTACTTGTTAGCAATAACAGTGATAGTGAAAGTCCTGTTACTGAGGAACGTGTGCTCAAATTCTTTCAGCTTGCTATGTCATGTTGTTCCCCTTCGCCTTCGCTTAGACCAAACACTAGGCAGGTCCTCTGTAAGCTTGAAGAAATTGGAAGATGA
- the LOC110631301 gene encoding F-box protein At5g07610: MSSPKRIRIKIIFPSLRSLSAETIANNDDLLTQILLRLPVKSLLRFKCVSKRWLSLISNPLFYFRLNPSNSPCALLAQRSLVNFEFDFIELDSNHSNPPFNTLNFFNHTSVIEVIQSSNGLLLCGSFCRYSRKQRYYICNPTTKQWKLLPPLTQVGETAGLYLAFDPKKSPYYKVICVHQDDISEPEYRILTYSPEIGQWRASSTATFNLPFDVGFYGGVFWNGSVHWYTDSGPSVRFDVEQEKIEEMPMPPTPDDWYRRRVKYFNESKGHLLLIEIYTPPSTQFNVCEMKRDYSGWDVKYRVNLEGVVSAFPGMIRSYLDHYALNYYIFQIQSIIMGESDDEDYMVLHIPALFLKYNFKDGSFKKLCDFDPFCKDASNFVYCNAYEYIESLACV; the protein is encoded by the coding sequence ATGTCCTCTCCCAAAAGAATCAGAATCAAAATAATCTTCCCTTCATTACGATCATTATCGGCGGAGACAATTGCCAACAACGATGATCTCTTAACCCAAATCCTTCTCCGTCTGCCCGTCAAATCCCTTCTCAGATTCAAGTGTGTATCCAAGCGTTGGCTCTCTCTCATCTCCAATCCTCTCTTCTACTTTCGCCTGAACCCCTCCAACTCTCCTTGTGCTCTCTTGGCACAAAGAAGTCTAGTCAACTTTGAATTCGACTTCATCGAGCTTGATTCTAACCATTCTAATCCACCCTTCAACACtctgaatttttttaatcacaCATCTGTTATCGAAGTCATTCAGTCCAGTAATGGATTACTATTGTGTGGTAGTTTCTGTAGATATTCACGCAAACAAAGGTATTACATTTGCAATCCTACTACCAAGCAATGGAAATTACTTCCTCCACTGACTCAAGTTGGTGAAACTGCTGGTCTTTATTTAGCTTTTGATCCAAAGAAATCACCTTACTACAAAGTTATTTGCGTACATCAAGACGACATTTCAGAACCAGAATATAGAATACTGACTTACTCTCCAGAAATCGGTCAATGGAGGGCCTCATCAACTGCGACTTTCAATCTACCCTTCGATGTTGGATTCTACGGAGGGGTTTTCTGGAATGGTTCTGTTCATTGGTATACTGATTCAGGTCCTTCTGTACGTTTTGATGTCGAGCaagaaaaaattgaagaaatgcCAATGCCTCCAACTCCAGACGATTGGTATCGAAGAAGGGTCAAATATTTTAACGAGTCTAAAGGACATCTGCTCCTGATTGAAATTTATACTCCGCCCTCTACACAGTTCAATGTGTGTGAGATGAAAAGGGACTATTCAGGATGGGATGTCAAGTATCGTGTTAATCTTGAAGGAGTTGTAAGTGCATTTCCTGGAATGATTAGATCCTATCTTGATCATTATGCGTTGAATTactatatttttcaaatacagAGTATTATAATGGGAGAAAGCGACGACGAGGATTATATGGTGCTGCATATACCAGCATTATTCTTGAAGTATAACTTTAAGGATGGAAGTTTTAAGAAGCTTTGTGATTTTGATCCTTTTTGCAAGGACGCCTCCAACTTTGTGTATTGTAATGCTTACGAGTATATTGAGAGTCTTGCTTGTGTTTGA
- the LOC110599791 gene encoding putative kinase-like protein TMKL1: protein MVKQCSLWADGSAETRKWTIIYRISIGIAKVLDHLHTGLQKPAIHWNLKLKNILLDPNHQPYISDYGLYLLLNPTAGQEMLESSAADGSKAPELVKMKDASEQTDIYSLGITLLQLLSGKEPMNENPNSGDDFHLPTFMRNAVLDRRITDLYHPDVLVSNNSDSESPVTEERVLKFFQLAMSWCSPSPSLRPNIRQVLWKLEKIGR, encoded by the coding sequence ATGGTTAAACAATGTTCTCTATGGGCAGATGGAAGTGCTGAGACTCGCAAATGGACCATCATTTATAGGATATCTATTGGCATAGCCAAAGTATTAGATCATCTTCATACAGGACTTCAGAAACCTGCAATTCATTGGAATCTCAAGCTGAAAAACATTTTGTTAGATCCCAATCACCAACCATACATATCAGACTACGGCCTATATCTCCTGTTGAATCCTACTGCTGGCCAAGAAATGCTTGAATCTTCTGCAGCTGATGGATCCAAAGCTCCTGAGCTGGTCAAAATGAAAGATGCAAGTGAGCAGACTGATATATACAGCCTCGGGATAACGTTGCTTCAACTACTTTCAGGGAAGGAACCAATGAATGAGAATCCAAACTCTGGGGATGATTTTCATCTGCCAACTTTCATGAGAAATGCAGTCCTCGATAGGAGAATTACAGATTTATATCATCCAGATGTACTTGTTAGCAATAACAGTGATAGTGAAAGTCCTGTTACTGAGGAACGTGTGCTCAAATTCTTTCAACTTGCTATGTCATGGTGTTCCCCTTCTCCTTCGCTTAGACCAAACATTCGGCAGGTCCTCTGGAAGCTTGAAAAAATTGGAAGATGA
- the LOC110600239 gene encoding ubiquinol-cytochrome-c reductase complex assembly factor 1 isoform X2: MFSRWSRAASQMSKLGALSNMVELRKYLFIPRLTYAKASAAAVPPSPNDSTHKDFPSKSPVNLDKMFWSKPCSLALAPDSPLRIEEPKYEGIQHFILKLLMFYSKQSKSIRGANVVYRRIIAQVDKPAIYEVFNLEKTFKMTFSLLVLHMWLCLRRLKQEGKEGVEFGQYLYEIYNHDVELRVSKAGVNLLLTKWMKELEKIFYGNIVAYDAAMIPEAKSDELVKVVWRNVFSDDGKSELDATAVQAVQTKKPCFLGISCSPPWKTLHLMQRGVEMGEG; this comes from the exons ATGTTTTCCAGATGGAGCAGAGCTGCTTCTCAGATGTCCAAGCTTGGGGCCCTGAGCAACATGGTGGAGCTCAGAAAATATCTTTTTATTCCCCGCCTAACCTATGCCAAGGCTTCTGCAGCAGCTGTCCCACCTTCTCCTAATGATTCTACGCATAAGGATTTTCCTAGCAAATCACCG GTAAATTTGGATAAAATGTTTTGGTCTAAGCCCTGTTCTTTGGCTTTGGCCCCTGACTCTCCGCTCAGAATTGAAGAGCCCAAATATGAAGGTATTCAGCATTTTATCCTTAAGCTCTTGATGTTTTATAGCAAACAAAGCAAATCTATTAGGGGGGCAAATGTGGTGTACCGGCGCATCATTGCACAAGTAGATAAACCTGCCATTTATGAAG TATTCAATTTGGAGAAGACATTTAAAATGACATTCTCATTGCTTGTACTCCATATGTGGCTTTGCTTACGCCGTTTGAAACAGGAGGGAAAAGAGGGTGTTGAATTTGGGCAATACCTGTATGAGATTTACAACCATGATGTGGAGCTGAGAGTATCTAAAGCAGGG GTTAACTTATTGTTGACTAAATGGATGAAAGAGTTGGAGAAGATATTCTATGGAAATATTGTTGCTTATGATGCTGCCATGATTCCAGAGGCTAAATCTGATGAGTTAGTGAAGGTGGTATGGAG GAATGTCTTTTCTGATGATGGGAAATCAGAGCTAGATGCTACTGCAGTACAGGCAGTCCAG ACAAAGAAGCCATGTTTTCTGGGAATTTCATGTTCACCTCCTTGGAAAACACTTCATCTCATGCAGCGAGGAGTTGAAATGGGAGAAGGCTGA
- the LOC110600239 gene encoding ubiquinol-cytochrome-c reductase complex assembly factor 1 isoform X1: protein MFSRWSRAASQMSKLGALSNMVELRKYLFIPRLTYAKASAAAVPPSPNDSTHKDFPSKSPVNLDKMFWSKPCSLALAPDSPLRIEEPKYEGIQHFILKLLMFYSKQSKSIRGANVVYRRIIAQVDKPAIYEVFNLEKTFKMTFSLLVLHMWLCLRRLKQEGKEGVEFGQYLYEIYNHDVELRVSKAGVNLLLTKWMKELEKIFYGNIVAYDAAMIPEAKSDELVKVVWRNVFSDDGKSELDATAVQAVQAMARYVCQEVHCLSLTDKEAMFSGNFMFTSLENTSSHAARS, encoded by the exons ATGTTTTCCAGATGGAGCAGAGCTGCTTCTCAGATGTCCAAGCTTGGGGCCCTGAGCAACATGGTGGAGCTCAGAAAATATCTTTTTATTCCCCGCCTAACCTATGCCAAGGCTTCTGCAGCAGCTGTCCCACCTTCTCCTAATGATTCTACGCATAAGGATTTTCCTAGCAAATCACCG GTAAATTTGGATAAAATGTTTTGGTCTAAGCCCTGTTCTTTGGCTTTGGCCCCTGACTCTCCGCTCAGAATTGAAGAGCCCAAATATGAAGGTATTCAGCATTTTATCCTTAAGCTCTTGATGTTTTATAGCAAACAAAGCAAATCTATTAGGGGGGCAAATGTGGTGTACCGGCGCATCATTGCACAAGTAGATAAACCTGCCATTTATGAAG TATTCAATTTGGAGAAGACATTTAAAATGACATTCTCATTGCTTGTACTCCATATGTGGCTTTGCTTACGCCGTTTGAAACAGGAGGGAAAAGAGGGTGTTGAATTTGGGCAATACCTGTATGAGATTTACAACCATGATGTGGAGCTGAGAGTATCTAAAGCAGGG GTTAACTTATTGTTGACTAAATGGATGAAAGAGTTGGAGAAGATATTCTATGGAAATATTGTTGCTTATGATGCTGCCATGATTCCAGAGGCTAAATCTGATGAGTTAGTGAAGGTGGTATGGAG GAATGTCTTTTCTGATGATGGGAAATCAGAGCTAGATGCTACTGCAGTACAGGCAGTCCAG GCAATGGCTAGATATGTATGCCAGGAAGTCCATTGTCTTTCCTTAACAG ACAAAGAAGCCATGTTTTCTGGGAATTTCATGTTCACCTCCTTGGAAAACACTTCATCTCATGCAGCGAGGAGTTGA